TCACCTCGATTGTCTCCCATGAACTTCGGACCCCTTTGCAGTCGATCAAGGAGGGGATCGATATTGTCCTGGACGGCATCGATGGACCGGTCACGGGCCGGCAAAAAGAAACCCTCGGCATTTCGAAGAGCAATGTGGACCGGTTGGCCCGGTTGATCGACAATGTTCTTGATTATTCGAAGTACGAGGCGGGAAAGATGAAAATGGAATTGATGAAGGCCGACCTGAACAAACTGGTTGAAGAGGTTTACCGGCTGATGAAACTGGAGGTAGGCAGGAAGGGGGTCGATTTTTTCATCGAACTCCCCGCGGAACCCGTTTTCGCGGTGGTGGATGGCGATAAAATAAAACAGGTTCTCATCAATCTGGTCCATAACGCCGTTAAATTCACGGAGGAGGGAAAAATTTCGGTCCGTTTGAGTCAGGCCCGGGATGCGGTTTTACTTGAGGTGGAAGACACGGGGAGCGGCATCCGCAAGGAAGATCAGCCGGCTGTCTTTGACATGTATGGCCAGGCGCCGGGCACACAGGTTTTTAGGGCCGGTGGAAGCGGAATCGGACTGGCGGTGTGCAAACTGATTATCGACCAGCACGGCGGACAAATCGGCATCGAGAGCGCGCCCCGGAAGGGAACCAAATTCACCATTACCCTCCCTCAACCCTTCAACGCCGCTCAAGGCTAGCGGACATAATCGTGAACCATCGAGACAAGGGCATGGGGATCGATCGGTTTGATGATAAAACCGCTGGCCCCGTTTTCGAGGCAGTAGTCGACCAGCTCTTGTTCCTTGTGACCGCTCAAGACGATGATCGGCGGGGTCTCTTCCCCCTCCGGAAGCCATTCTTTCGCGTGCTTTAAAAAAGCGGTTCCGTCGGCATGAAGAAGCCCCAGGTCAAGAATAACCAGATTTGGTTTCGATTTTTTCAACGATTCGAGGGCCGTTTCGACAAAAGAGACGCAGGCGCACTGAAAACCGTGAAACTGAAGGCGCTTCTTCACGAGACGCTGGACATCGGGATCATCGTCAACGATAAGGATTTGCTTCTTCTTCATTCCACCCCCCATCTACCGAATACTTTATCTATTATACATGATAGCAAACAAAACTTGCAATAGACACTACCTCTTCAAATTGATTGTTTTTCCATCCAGGACTTTTTTGACGAGATTGAGCAGATCGCGGGGGTTGTAGGGCTTTTTGACAAAACCATCCGCGCCGAGGTTATACACGCAATCGTCCCTTTTAGAAACATGCGCCGAGAAAAAGAGGATTGGAAGCCCTTTTAGCTCCCTGTTTTCCCTCAACTTTTTGAATATTTCAAGACCCGATGCATCCGGGAGCCAGATATCCAAAAGGACCAGGTCGGGTCTTTTGCGGCAGATAAATTCATAAGCCCCTTTGCCTTCCAGGTACGATATGACGTCGAAGCCGCCGGCCCGCAAGCGCTTTGCGGTCAGGTGGACCAGGTCGCGTTCGTCGTCAATAATGGCGATTTTTGGAAGAGCCGGCATTGGACAATATATTATCCCAATTTATCATTTGTCTGCAACCGGTGACTTGATTATTCTCTCTCCATGCCATCTGATGCGGTTGATGGTGAGCAAAGTCGAACCATCAGGAAAAAAATTGAATCCCTTCGTGAAGAAATCCGCCGCCACGATTTTTTGTATTATGTCCAAAGCAGGCCCGGGATTTCCGATGCGCAGTACGACGCCCTTTTCCGGGAATTAAAGGGGCTTGAAGAAAAACACCCGGAACTGGTTACCCCCGATTCCCCCACGCAGAGGGTCGGCGGCGCCCCCGCCGATTTTCTCCCCAAATTCAAACACCGCGTTCCGCTGTTGAGCCTCGAATCACTTTTTACGCGCGAGGATGTGGAGGCCTTCGACAAAAGAATCCGAAAGGAAACCAATCGGTCCGATCGGTCCGATCAGTCCGATCTGTCCTACCTCGTCGAACCCAAATTCGACGGCCTCTCGGTCGAGGTGGTCTATCGCAACGGCGTCTTTCATCAGGCGGGCACAAGGGGCGACGGCGAGACGGGAGAAGAGGTGACGCAGAATGTGAAGACAATCAAATCATTGCCGCTGAAATTATCCGGGAAAGATATCCCGAAGGAACTCCATCTTCGCGGAGAGGTCGTGATGACCGTGAAGGGTTTTGAGGCGCTCAACAAAAAATTAATCGAGGAAGGGGAGGAGCCCTTTGCCAACCCGCGGAATGCCGCCAGCGGGGCGCTCCGTCAGCTTGACCCGCGCATCACGGCAAATCGTCCGCTCGACATTTATCTCTACGGCCTTTTGTATGCAGACGGATGGAAACCGAAAACACAGAAAGAAGTTCTGGAAACCCTCTCTTCCTGGGGAATCCGAATCAACCTCCTGCGCAAAAAATGCGGCTCGCTGGAGGAGATCTGCGATTTTCACGCCGATCTTTATGAAAAGAGGGATCGACTCGACTACGAGATCGACGGGATCGTCGCCAAGGTGGACGATCTTGAATTGCAGGAATCGCTGGGGGCGCGCGCCCGCTCCCCCCGATGGGCCTTTGCCTATAAATTCGAGCCGCGAAAAGAGATCACCCGCGTGGAGGATATTGTCGTCCAGGTAGGACGGCAGGGGACGCTGACGCCGGTGGCGATTCTGAAGCCGGTTGACGTGGGCGGTGTTACCGTCAGCCGGGCCACGCTTCATAATTGGGACATCATCCAAAAACTGGATGTCCGCGTCGGCGACGAGGTGAGGGTGGCGCGCGCCGGCGATGTCATTCCCGAAGTGGTTGAAGTCAACCACAAGGCCCGCAAAGGTCATCCAAGGGAATTCGAAATGCCTTTGAGGTGCCCCGTCTGCGGATCAAAGGTGATCCGCGAAGGGGCCTTTCACCTCTGTACGGGCGGCGCCGCCTGCCGGGCGCAGATGAAATGGTCGATCATTCATTATGCTTCAAGAAACGCCATGGACATCGAAGGGCTGGGAAGGGAGACGGTTGATCTGCTGATTGAAAAAAATCTGGTTCAAAACATGGCCGATCTGTACATGCTCAAAAAAACGGATTTGCTGGCGCTCCCTGGGTTCAAGGAGAAGAAGGCTCAAAATCTTTTGGATGGGATCGAGGGAGGCAAAAAACGGCCGCTATCGCGTTTTCTATACGGCCTTGGAATACGCCATGTGGGGGAACAGATTGCGCGGCTCATCTGCGATCATTTCGGGTCGATTGAAAAGATGGAGATGGCCTCCCTGGAGGAGGTCCAAAATATCGGGGGGGTGGGGCCTGAAATCGCCAGGAGCCTTGTCGATTACTTTCGGGATGCGCGAAATCAAAAACGGATGGATCTGTTGCTCAAGCGCGGGGTCACTCCGCAACACGAGACGAAACAAAAGAGCACAGGACCTCTGGCCGGCAAGGCCTTTCTCTTTACGGGCGAGCTCGAATCGATGTCCCGTCCGGAGGCTTCAAGAAAGGTGGAAGCCCTGGGAGGGCACGCCACGGGGAGCGTCAGCAAGAACACCGACTATGTGGTCGCCGGCGCGAATCCCGGTTCCAAATACGACAAGGCTCGGAAGTTGGGCGTCAAGATTTTGGATGAGAAGGAATTTTTAAAAATGCTTCAATGAAGGGTTTTCCTTGTCTTGACGAATAACGGACCAGGGAATATAGGTTGGGCGTGGACTTCACTTGGCTGAAAAATCTTCTCGCAACCGGAAAACAGGAGGCGAATCCGCCGGGCATGAACAGGGCGGAAGAGGTCTGCGTTTTTCCGCTCCCCAATGTCGTCCTTATCCCCGGCAATATCCTGCCGCTCCACATCTTTGAGGAACGCTACAAGCAGATGACCGAGGATCTGCTTCAATCCAACATCTCTCTCGCCATGAGCCTCACGGTCCCGTCGGCCCAGGGAAAAATGAAAAACAGCGCCATCTGCGGCGGAGGAACGGTGAGGGTGATGGATGAATTTCCCGACGGGCGCAAGAATATTTTTGTCGAGGGATTAAAAAGGCTGAAAATCGTCAAATACGTTCAGGAATCCCCCTATCTCAAGGCCCTGGCGGAAACGATCCCCGACATCCCGTTTGCCTCCCCGGCCGAGGAAAAAAAATATCTTGTGGAGTTGGGCCAACAGACCAAACGGTGGATTTTTCTCTCGCGCGATCTGCCGGACAGGTACATCCCGTATGTGGATTTGTTCACCAAGCCGCACCTTCTGGCGGATGTTATCGGGTTCCACTTCCTCCCTGGAAGCTCCGAAAAGCAGAAGCTCCTCGAAACAACGGATCAAAAAAAACGGGTGGAAAAGATCATCTTTTTTGTCGAAGGAAACATCCGCCGGCTGGAGGGGATCGGGTCGAAGGCACTCGGTGCCGGGGCGCTTGGCGCCGGGGCGCCCGGCGCCGGGGCGATGGATGACCTGAAATCGGATGGAAAAATCCTTCATTAAATGCGGGACCCCCTTTCTCAAATCGACGATAAAATGATCCATCGGCAGAGAGTCACCGACGAAGAGGCTCTGGCGCTCTACGCAGAGGACGATCTGTTGCGTCTGGGAGAGCTTGCCAACCGGGTCCGTGAAAAAATCCACGGGCGCAAAACCTACTACATCATCAACCGCCACATCGATTATTCCAACGTCTGTGTCTTGAACTGTAAATTCTGCGCCTTCGCCCGAAAATCGGGGGAGGCAGGGGCCTTCGAGCATTCGCTCGAGGATATTGTGGAAAAGGTCCGGGAGGGGCGCAAGCGCGGCATTACCGAGGTGCACATCGTCGGCGGTTTTCATCCCTCACATCCATGGGAATTCTACACCGGGATCTGCCGGGCCATCAAAAAAGAGGCGCCGGAGATCCATATCAAGGCCTTTACCGCCGCCGAGATCCGCTACTTTTCCAAAAAATTCAAAATGACGGAGGAAGAGGTGCTGACGGCATTGATGGCGGCGGGGCTTGATTCCATGCCGGGGGGAGGGGCCGAAATTCTTGCCCCCGAGACAAGAAAGGAAATCTGCGGCCCCAAGGGGAAGGCGGAATTCTGGCTGGATACGCACAGGCGCGCCCACACGCTCGGTCTAAAAAGCAACGCCACCATGCTCTATGGCCATATCGAGTCGCCCGCCGACCGCGTGTACCACATGAGGTTGATCCGGAACCTCCAAGATGAAACCGGAGGTTTCCTTTCGTTCATCCCTCTTTCCTTCAACCCGAAAGGCACCTGTTACGAAAATATCGGCTATACCTCCGGCATCGATGATTTAAAGACCCTGGCCATCGCGCGCCTCTACATGGACAACATCCGCCACATCAAGGCTTACTGGATCATGTCGGGGGTGGAAACGGCCCAGTTGGCTCAATATTTCGGGGCGGATGACATGCATGGAACGGTGATCGAAGAGAATATCACCCACATGGCGGGGGGAAGAGCGCCGGAGGATCTGCCGGCCTCCCGGTTATGCGAATTGATCCGCGAGGCCGGCCGGATGCCCGTCCAGCGCGACTCGCTTTACAGGGAAATTAATCAATAATTGCTTTTCCAATAATCCCATGACATTTTGAGAAGGTAGCTACTAATAGCTCAACTTTTTGTTGAGACTCAAGCCGGTGGGCCAGCCGGTCCCATTCGTGGAAGATATGGTCCATGGGAATGAAGGCCACCGCGTGCGCCAGCTGGAGGCATGAAAAAAGATGGGTGCTTAAGGCGGCAGGGCCCCTCCAAAAATCTGGCGGGCAGGCGCCGGCCAAAGGGGAAGAATCCGGTTTGGTATTCATGTGGTGATCTCTCATGTAATGTGAAAAGGTCTCGTTGAAATTCCAGTCCCGTTTCCGGCTGATGGCGGGGCAGATGCCCGGTTCCTCGCATGAAAGCGGACAGGTCCATTCGGCGTAGCTTACAGCGCAGATTCCCGAATCAAAAGTTTTTAAAAAAGGGGTTTGAGGAAAGTCGTCTCCCGGCAAGGGAAAGGGGACAACTTGTGTGCGGCGCCCTTTGAACCGTCCGTCGTTTTCAATCAGATTCAGAAAGACGCGAAACAGGACGTGCGGCGCCGAATGGTCGGGAATAAGAATGCCCGCTTTTTCGGCCCTTGGGCGGTTTAGGATCGTTTCCTCCAAAAAGCCGGTGTAGGTGTTTTGGATGGTGCGGGCGTCGTTTTTGAATTCTTCCGCGGCCGGAACGTTGGAATGGGGGTCGATAAAGAAGAGTTCGGGATAATCGATCAATCCCTCTTTTTTGGCCCGGACAATCTCGCCGATGTAATGGCAGGCGAGCGGGCCGCCGCCTAAAACATAGATCGGGCCTTTGATTTGATAAGGCAGATGGGTCATCTGTCGGGCAACTGCGAGAAAGTAGAGAGCAGAGAGCCGACAGCCGAAAACAGATTGTTTAATCCGTTTTCCGTTTTCCGCTTTCTGCTCTCTGATTTCTCGCCTTTGCCGCCTTTACAAAAAGATACGCCGGAATTGAAATCCACACAAGATCCATCAAAGCGAGCCGAAACTCCCCGATCCGGAGGGTGATCGCAAAATTGAACAGGAAGATGCCGAAGTAGAGGAGGGGACCGGAGTATTTGTCGGGGAAAGTGGATGGTTGATGGTTGATGGTTGATGGTAGATGGTTAATGGCAGATGGTTTGAAGAACCTTTCCAGCATCAAGTTTACGCCAACGATGGCAAAGGAGACCAAAAACCAGCCGGCGAAATTGGAAAGGGGGACGCCAAAGTAAAGGCCGGGGTTCGGGTAATAGTAGATTTTTCCGAGAAACCACCGATCCCCCATGTGAGCCAGCGGGTCGATGACAAGGTCGAGAATGAGGACGAAGAGGGCGGAGAGGAGGGCGAGTTTAAATCCCCCCCAACCCCCCTTTGTCAAAGGGGGGACAGGGGGGATTTTGCCCACGACAAATTCTGATAAAGAAAGCCCCGCAAAACACAAAAACACATACGACAGCGAATCCCACACCGGCACCCCCCGGTTCATCCATTCGCCCCGAAGATTTTCGTAAATGTAGAAATACCACCCGTAGGGAAACCCGGTCCGGATGGAAGAGGCCTCCGAAATCCAGGCAATCAGATAACCGCCGGCCAGGAAAAGCAGAGTCCGGACAACGCCGCGCGTACGGATGCCGATGACGAGGAACGCGACGAGGAAAACGAACACATACCAACGGGTGATGAGGGTGTGGAAGAACATCTGCAATGGTCATTCCCGCGCAGGCGGGAATCCAGTTTTTTCGTACTTGTTCCCCATTCCCTGCTTACAACTTGCAGGGACAAGTTTCATGGGGACATGTCTGGATCCCCGCTTTCGCGGGGATGACATTAAAGGCAAGTCTGTCAACAAACTGTTATCCCCTCTCTTTATAGCTGTTCCGCACCAGATCGATGAAGACCTTGAGAATCTTCGGGTCCCACTGGCCGCAATCGATTTCGCGCTCGAAAATGTCGGCCGCTTGGGGCGGATACATCCCCTTTCGATAGGGGCGGTTGGAGGTCATGGCGTCGAAGGCGTCGGTGATAAAACAGATGCGCGCCAGAAAAGGGATTTCCTCCCCTTTGAGGCCGTCGGGATACCCCTTGCCGTCCCAGCGTTCATGATGACTGCGGATGATGGGAAGGACATTTTTAAACGACTTGAGCCGCTTGCAGATCTCGTAGCCGCGGGCCGGATGCGTCCGGATATGCGAGATCTCCTCCTGGGTGAGCTTGTCCTCCTTGTTCAGAATCGCCTCCCTCACCCCCACCTTGCCGATGTCGTGTAAAAGGGCGCCCCGCCGCAGGTCTTCCAGTTCGGGGGGCTTCAAGCCCAATTCCTTTCCGAGAAGAACCGAATACTTCGAGACCCTTTCGGAATGTCCACGGGTATAGACATCCTTGGCCTCCAGCGCCTCGGCGAGGGTAAAAACAACCGCCTCCGACAATTCCAGGGAATCGTAGAGGTCCTTTACGCGCAAAAGGGACTTGACGCGGGTTACGAGTTCCAGCTTGTTGAACGGCTTCATCAAAAAGTCATCCGCCCCCAGCTCGATCGCCTTGATTTTGTCGTCCAGTTCGCGAAGCGCCGTGACAATAACGATGGGAATCAAATGGGTCAGGGGATCGGTCTTCAAAATCTGGCAGACCTCGTAGCCGCTCATGCGGGGCATCATGAGATCGAGCAGAATCAGATCGGGCGGGTCCTGCTTCACCAGTTCCAAAGCCTCTTCGCCGGAATAGGCCTTGCGCACCTCGTAGTTGAACGGCTTCAACTGCACCGATATCAGCTCCACGTTGGTGGGGTTGTCATCGACAATAAGAACCTTGTGCATGTAAAATTTATAGCATACATTCCGGTTGCAGAACAACGGTTTCTCTTGTAAGGGTTCCCAAGCCGCGCCGCCAGTGGCGGATGAAGCGGCTTGGGAGCGGAGGTGGTAAAGGCAAGAAGTCGCTTAAACTTTATGAGACTCATCAAATTCATTCTCTGGTTGGCGGTCACCGTCATTATCGCCTATTTTCTCACCGACCTGAAAATCGGGGGAAAGACGATCAAACAGACCATCGATGAAAAAATCGGCGCCGTCTGGCCCGGATTTTCGGGGGCAAAAAACCGCCTGTTGGGGGTCACGCACAACGAGGAAATGCGGGGGATTGTTTCGGAAATCAAGGAGTCGCCCAAAGAGAAAATCACCGAAGAGGACTCAAAACAGCTCGAAGAGGTGTTGAAAGAGAACCAGTAAGGGAAAAAAACATGACGCAATCGGCAAAAAAATGCGGGGTTGAAAATTGCAAGCGCTCCTATCGCGCCAAAGGCTACTGCAATGTCCATTACAAAAAATGGCGCGGGGGGGAGCTCCCCAAAAGCCGCTATAAAACCTGCGCGCAGGAGGGATGCAAGAAAAAACGCCATTTGAGGGGACTGTGCGAGGAGCATTACAAGGCGGCGTTCGGCAAGAAGGAAGAGGGGGCGGCGCCTGTAGCGGCGCCTGTAGCGGCGCCTGCGGCTCCGGCAACTCCAGCACCTGAGTCACCGCCGCCGGCGCAGTAATAGGTCCTATAAGACCTATAGGTCCTATATTATGAAACGAATAGGCCTCCTCACAGGGGGCGGCGATTGTCCCGGGTTGAACGCCGCCATCCGCGCCGTTGTCCGCCGGGCCAATCAGCTGGATATTCAAGTCTTGGGCGTCTACGACGGTTTCAAGGGGCTGGTGGAAGGGTCTGTCGCCCCGTTCCCTCTCCGTCAGACCTCGGGGATCCTCCATGTGGGGGGAACCATTCTGCGCAGTTCGCGCTTCAATCCATTCAAAAACAGGCAAAGTCTTTCCGTACTTGCCCGGCAGGTAAAAGAGAGGGCCCTTTCCGGGCTTGTGGTGATCGGCGGCGAGGGTTCGTTGCGCATTGCCAACGATCTGGCCCGCAAAAAAATTGTCCCCTGCATCGGCATTCCCAAAACCATCGACAACGACGTTTACGGCACCGATCTGACCATCGGTTTTCAGACCGCCGTGGCCACCGCCGCCGAGGCGGTCGATAAACTGCATACCACGGCTGAATCGCACAACGTGGTCATGGTTGTGGAGGTGATGGGGCGTCATACGGGATGGATTGCCGTTTCCGCCGGACTGGCCGGCGGGGCCGACCTGATTTTGACCCCCGAAAAGCCCCTTTCGGCGCCGGCGATCAAGGAGACGATTGTCAAGCGCCATGCGCGGGGAAAAAAATTCAGCATTGTCGTTGTCGCCGAGGATGCGCGGGTGACGGATGACCGGGGGCGGATTCTTGTTTCGGCTCCGACAGGCCGGGACGAATATGGGCCGGTCAAATCGAGCGGTGTCGGCGCCGGGGTGGCCCGTCTCATCGGCCGGCTGACCGGTTTTGAAACGCGCGTCGTCGTTCTTGGCC
This genomic stretch from Deltaproteobacteria bacterium harbors:
- a CDS encoding PAS domain S-box protein → MEKTDRRRASDEQVRVIIENALDAVVVMNSNGLITSWNPQAEKIFGWTKEEAIGRRMSETIIPPHYREAHERGLKHFLKTGEGPALNKRLELTAIHRSGREFPVELTVSPTKLGETWIFSAFIRDITERKKAEEDLKKTNEELWRLNENRAAFTSIVSHELRTPLQSIKEGIDIVLDGIDGPVTGRQKETLGISKSNVDRLARLIDNVLDYSKYEAGKMKMELMKADLNKLVEEVYRLMKLEVGRKGVDFFIELPAEPVFAVVDGDKIKQVLINLVHNAVKFTEEGKISVRLSQARDAVLLEVEDTGSGIRKEDQPAVFDMYGQAPGTQVFRAGGSGIGLAVCKLIIDQHGGQIGIESAPRKGTKFTITLPQPFNAAQG
- a CDS encoding response regulator — encoded protein: MKKKQILIVDDDPDVQRLVKKRLQFHGFQCACVSFVETALESLKKSKPNLVILDLGLLHADGTAFLKHAKEWLPEGEETPPIIVLSGHKEQELVDYCLENGASGFIIKPIDPHALVSMVHDYVR
- a CDS encoding response regulator, with translation MPALPKIAIIDDERDLVHLTAKRLRAGGFDVISYLEGKGAYEFICRKRPDLVLLDIWLPDASGLEIFKKLRENRELKGLPILFFSAHVSKRDDCVYNLGADGFVKKPYNPRDLLNLVKKVLDGKTINLKR
- the ligA gene encoding NAD-dependent DNA ligase LigA; amino-acid sequence: MPSDAVDGEQSRTIRKKIESLREEIRRHDFLYYVQSRPGISDAQYDALFRELKGLEEKHPELVTPDSPTQRVGGAPADFLPKFKHRVPLLSLESLFTREDVEAFDKRIRKETNRSDRSDQSDLSYLVEPKFDGLSVEVVYRNGVFHQAGTRGDGETGEEVTQNVKTIKSLPLKLSGKDIPKELHLRGEVVMTVKGFEALNKKLIEEGEEPFANPRNAASGALRQLDPRITANRPLDIYLYGLLYADGWKPKTQKEVLETLSSWGIRINLLRKKCGSLEEICDFHADLYEKRDRLDYEIDGIVAKVDDLELQESLGARARSPRWAFAYKFEPRKEITRVEDIVVQVGRQGTLTPVAILKPVDVGGVTVSRATLHNWDIIQKLDVRVGDEVRVARAGDVIPEVVEVNHKARKGHPREFEMPLRCPVCGSKVIREGAFHLCTGGAACRAQMKWSIIHYASRNAMDIEGLGRETVDLLIEKNLVQNMADLYMLKKTDLLALPGFKEKKAQNLLDGIEGGKKRPLSRFLYGLGIRHVGEQIARLICDHFGSIEKMEMASLEEVQNIGGVGPEIARSLVDYFRDARNQKRMDLLLKRGVTPQHETKQKSTGPLAGKAFLFTGELESMSRPEASRKVEALGGHATGSVSKNTDYVVAGANPGSKYDKARKLGVKILDEKEFLKMLQ
- a CDS encoding LON peptidase substrate-binding domain-containing protein, producing the protein MDFTWLKNLLATGKQEANPPGMNRAEEVCVFPLPNVVLIPGNILPLHIFEERYKQMTEDLLQSNISLAMSLTVPSAQGKMKNSAICGGGTVRVMDEFPDGRKNIFVEGLKRLKIVKYVQESPYLKALAETIPDIPFASPAEEKKYLVELGQQTKRWIFLSRDLPDRYIPYVDLFTKPHLLADVIGFHFLPGSSEKQKLLETTDQKKRVEKIIFFVEGNIRRLEGIGSKALGAGALGAGAPGAGAMDDLKSDGKILH
- the mqnE gene encoding aminofutalosine synthase MqnE, whose protein sequence is MRDPLSQIDDKMIHRQRVTDEEALALYAEDDLLRLGELANRVREKIHGRKTYYIINRHIDYSNVCVLNCKFCAFARKSGEAGAFEHSLEDIVEKVREGRKRGITEVHIVGGFHPSHPWEFYTGICRAIKKEAPEIHIKAFTAAEIRYFSKKFKMTEEEVLTALMAAGLDSMPGGGAEILAPETRKEICGPKGKAEFWLDTHRRAHTLGLKSNATMLYGHIESPADRVYHMRLIRNLQDETGGFLSFIPLSFNPKGTCYENIGYTSGIDDLKTLAIARLYMDNIRHIKAYWIMSGVETAQLAQYFGADDMHGTVIEENITHMAGGRAPEDLPASRLCELIREAGRMPVQRDSLYREINQ
- a CDS encoding carotenoid biosynthesis protein → MFFHTLITRWYVFVFLVAFLVIGIRTRGVVRTLLFLAGGYLIAWISEASSIRTGFPYGWYFYIYENLRGEWMNRGVPVWDSLSYVFLCFAGLSLSEFVVGKIPPVPPLTKGGWGGFKLALLSALFVLILDLVIDPLAHMGDRWFLGKIYYYPNPGLYFGVPLSNFAGWFLVSFAIVGVNLMLERFFKPSAINHLPSTINHQPSTFPDKYSGPLLYFGIFLFNFAITLRIGEFRLALMDLVWISIPAYLFVKAAKARNQRAESGKRKTD
- a CDS encoding response regulator; this encodes MHKVLIVDDNPTNVELISVQLKPFNYEVRKAYSGEEALELVKQDPPDLILLDLMMPRMSGYEVCQILKTDPLTHLIPIVIVTALRELDDKIKAIELGADDFLMKPFNKLELVTRVKSLLRVKDLYDSLELSEAVVFTLAEALEAKDVYTRGHSERVSKYSVLLGKELGLKPPELEDLRRGALLHDIGKVGVREAILNKEDKLTQEEISHIRTHPARGYEICKRLKSFKNVLPIIRSHHERWDGKGYPDGLKGEEIPFLARICFITDAFDAMTSNRPYRKGMYPPQAADIFEREIDCGQWDPKILKVFIDLVRNSYKERG
- a CDS encoding 6-phosphofructokinase, whose amino-acid sequence is MKRIGLLTGGGDCPGLNAAIRAVVRRANQLDIQVLGVYDGFKGLVEGSVAPFPLRQTSGILHVGGTILRSSRFNPFKNRQSLSVLARQVKERALSGLVVIGGEGSLRIANDLARKKIVPCIGIPKTIDNDVYGTDLTIGFQTAVATAAEAVDKLHTTAESHNVVMVVEVMGRHTGWIAVSAGLAGGADLILTPEKPLSAPAIKETIVKRHARGKKFSIVVVAEDARVTDDRGRILVSAPTGRDEYGPVKSSGVGAGVARLIGRLTGFETRVVVLGHVQRGGSPVPEDRILATRFGVLAAELTAKGKWNRMTALRNGKVLAVPLKTVAGRIKRVDPELYRLAGYFFG